GTCCGGGAGCCCTTGCGCTCCGCCCCGTAATCCGCGATGTCCGGAGGCAGCGTAGCCGAGGGAGCCGGCGCGCCGAGCCTCACCGCTTTCGGCCTCGTTGCTGCGGTTCGGTCGAGGCGGTACGGGGCTGCGCTCCAGGACTCCCGGACCCCGCCCCAAAGATTTGGTGGTGGATTCTGGTGCCCCCCCTTTCCTTGACGCTCTTCGGCGCCGGTTGCTAGCATCCCCGACGCACGATCCCCCACTCACCCGCTGCCGGACCGGGTGCCCCGCCCGGCCGTTGGAACGACGCATGATTTCCGTGGCCCAAGCCATCGAAACGATCCTCGGCGAGCTCTCGCCGCTTCCCCCCGAGAAGGTGTCGCTGCTGGACGCCCGGGGGAGGGTGCTGGCGGAGGACGTGGCGGCGGCACGGGACCTGCCGCCCCGGGACAACTCGGCCATGGACGGGTACGCCTGCCGCCGGGAGGACGCCCGGGAGGGGGCGCGGCTGCGGGTGGTGGGTCAGGCTCCCGCGGGGTCGCCCGACCGGCAGCCCCTGGGGCCCGGGGAGGCGGTGAAGATCATGACCGGGGCGCCGGTGCCGCCGGGGGCAGATCTGGTGGTTCCCGTGGAAGACACCGGGGCCGAGGGGGAGTGGGTGCAGTTGGAGCGGGTGGCCGGGGGCACGGCGAACATCCGGCCCGCGGGGGAGGACGTGCGCGCGGGAGAGGTGGTGCTGCCCCGGGGTACGCCGGTGCGGCCCCCCGAGGTGGCCATGCTCGCCAGCCTGGGGCGCTCGTTCGTGCTCGTGTATCAGCGGCCCCGGGTGGCGATCCTCGCCACGGGGGACGA
The Thermodesulfobacteriota bacterium DNA segment above includes these coding regions:
- the glp gene encoding gephyrin-like molybdotransferase Glp; the encoded protein is MISVAQAIETILGELSPLPPEKVSLLDARGRVLAEDVAAARDLPPRDNSAMDGYACRREDAREGARLRVVGQAPAGSPDRQPLGPGEAVKIMTGAPVPPGADLVVPVEDTGAEGEWVQLERVAGGTANIRPAGEDVRAGEVVLPRGTPVRPPEVAMLASLGRSFVLVYQRPRVAILATGDEIVDLDAPADGGKIYNSNSYGLAAQVADAGGVPVVLGIGRDDPEGLREMLGRAAGADALLTTGGVSMGDYDFVRPVLAASGVEVRFWKVAMKPGKPVVFGWKGRVPVFGLPGNPVSAMVGFEEFVRPALLRLQGSRRAVRPGGAGGGGGGGGPGKGERGG